The Cygnus olor isolate bCygOlo1 chromosome 18, bCygOlo1.pri.v2, whole genome shotgun sequence genome includes a window with the following:
- the CCDC57 gene encoding coiled-coil domain-containing protein 57 yields the protein MSSRKEKCMQWHLIISKRELHDCQFPCQKKMLQDVIKQLQDTHENFNKLKDFVYNLRTLEERDEGLELYDVTFTHLKTSENAKQAEISDLRLQLDKLKEMFVNERRKRDKYYQQNLEEHQLELEQFCSSNDSHIGHQCEEYINLKCHMERKTQEVEGELACQKQAEADLQRTGYRLHEVETLLSAMTVEREQTIQASSLNYGILPEGEKQILQYDDKSYLRKDIPILEIQKLKEQNASLRAAVAQMRKEMESLDEQMQSSLPLTEQTITGLTAEISSLTPGNLMERAEGSFCTDQVSVRTTLNNINVSSNNLGCIINPNTEKGSKTKALEQKTVDFGPISDNCCPGVSLQYGFSCPLQGMQNKLNEAARKISVLSQEKQQLIEMGNRPRADIGMVLKEGLWHPISSKHCTVCVASGSLSPRELLKRTQCQLSALKHLQHRLATQELQYAKQQHLSRISSIIACPKLKGEKAPSSCGEETELPSAQVKLDFSTGNCGPEQQKAHASSKMVQSQPLKESPSQAQQTWISSSRAHRSCQGIWQTLEMRSRPSILSSQNNTKQALEFEVTCSNEQSEESQQNIKGKDKLEMPAADLTVRGTKLEVQQKLKSRILSCTYPIKQKSSSNMSKIRNYNIKD from the exons ATGTcttcaagaaaagagaaatgtatgCAG TGGCATTTAATAATTAGTAAAAGAGAGCTACATGATTGCCAATTCCCttgtcaaaagaaaatgctgcaagaTGTCATAAAGCAACTGCAAGACACGCATGAAAATTTTAACAAACTAAAAGATTTTGTTTATAACCTAAGAACTttagaagagagagatgaaggGTTAGAACTCTATGATGTCACATTCACTCAcctgaaaacttctgaaaatgctaAACAGGCAGAGATTAGTGATCTTAGATTACAGCTGGATaaactgaaggaaatgtttgtcaatgaaagaagaaaaagagacaaatacTATCAACAAAATCTTGAAGAGCATCAGTTAGAGCTGGAACAATTTTGCAG ttCTAATGACAGTCACATAGGTCATCAGTGTGAGGAGTATATAAACCTGAAGTGTCACATGGAGAGAAAAACCCAAGAAGTAGAAGGAGAGCTTGCTTGTCAGAAACAG GCTGAAGCTGATCTACAGAGGACAGGCTACAGGTTGCATGAAGTGGAAACTCTTCTTTCTGCTATGACTGTTGAGAGAGAACAGACAATACAAGCATCATCGCTGAACTATGGTATTTTACCTGAAGGAGAGAAACAG atactTCAATATGATGATAAAAGTTATCTTAGAAAAGATATTCCAATCTTGGAAATACAGAAGCTGAAGGAGCAGAATGCCAGCCTTCGGGCTGCTGTTGCacaaatgaggaaagaaatggagagtCTTGATGAACAGATGCAGTCCTCTCTTCCTCTGACGGAACAAACTATCACTGGCCTAACTGCAGAAATCTCGTCACTCACTCCTGGTAATTTGATGGAAAGGGCTGAGG gttcatTTTGCACAGACCAAGTTTCAGTTAGAACCACGTTGAACAACATCAATGTCAGCTCAAATAACTTGGGTTGTATAATAAACCCAAACACAGAAAAG ggGTCAAAAACCAAAGCTCTTGAACAAAAGACGGTAGATTTTGGCCCTATCTCAGATAATTGTTGTCCTGGTGTTAGTCTTCAGTATGGTTTCAGCTGCCCTCTACAAGGAatgcaaaataaactgaatgaagcagcaaggaaaatatCAGTTCTGAGccaagagaagcagcagctgattGAAATGGGAAACAGACCCAGAGCAGATATTGGAATGGTATTAAAGGAAG GACTTTGGCATCCCATTAGCTCTAAGCACTGCACAGTTTGTGTTGCCTCTGGTAGCCTTTCTCCAAGAGAGCTTCTCAAAAGAACACAGTGTCAGCTTTCAGCTTTAAAGCATCTACAACACAGGCTTGCAACACAG GAGCTGCAGTATGCAAAGCAACAACATCTCTCAAGGATCTCTTCCATAATTGCCTGCCCTAAgttaaagggagaaaaagctccaagcagctgtggggaagaaacagaattaCCATCTGCTCAG GTTAAGCTAGATTTCTCTACTGGAAATTGTGGGCCAGAGCAACAAAAGGCACATGCATCCTCAAAGATGGTTCAAAGTCAGCCGCTCAAGGAAAGTCCTAGTCAAGCCCAGCAGACCTGGATTTCTTCATCTAGAGCACATAGATCTTGCCAAGGTATTTGGCAAACTTTAGAAATGAGATCAAGGCCTTCTATTCTCAGTTCTCAAAACAACACTAAACAAG cATTGGAGTTTGAAGTTACATGTTCAAATGAGCAATCTGAAGAATCTCAGCAAAATATCAAAGGCAAGGATAAACTCGAAATGCCAGCTGCAGATTTGACAGTCAGAGGTACCAAGCTGGAAGTTCAGCAGAAGTTAAAATCCAGGATTTTATCTTGTACTTAtcccataaaacaaaaaagctcttCTAACATGTCAAAAATCCGCAACTATAATATTAAAGACTGA